From a region of the Arvicanthis niloticus isolate mArvNil1 chromosome 6, mArvNil1.pat.X, whole genome shotgun sequence genome:
- the Nmt1 gene encoding glycylpeptide N-tetradecanoyltransferase 1: MADESETAVKLPAPSLPLMMEGNGNGHEHCSDCENEEDNSHNRSGLSPANDTGAKKKKKKQKKKKEKGNDMESTQDQPVKMNSLPAERIQEIQKAIELFSVGQGPAKTMEEASKRSYQFWDTQPVPKLGEVVNTHGPVEPDKDNIRQEPYTLPQGFTWDALDLGDRGVLKELYTLLNENYVEDDDNMFRFDYSPEFLLWALRPPGWLPQWHCGVRVVSSRKLVGFISAIPANIHIYDTEKKMVEINFLCVHKKLRSKRVAPVLIREITRRVHLEGIFQAVYTAGVVLPKPVGTCRYWHRSLNPRKLIEVKFSHLSRNMTMQRTMKLYRLPETPKTAGLRPMEKKDIPVVHQLLSRYLKQFHLTPVMNQEEVEHWFYPQENIIDTFVVENANGEVTDFLSFYTLPSTIMNHPTHKSLKAAYSFYNVHTQTPLLDLMSDALVLAKMKGFDVFNALDLMENKTFLEKLKFGIGDGNLQYYLYNWKCPSMGAEKVGLVLQ; encoded by the exons TGGCTTGAGTCCAGCCAATGACACCggtgccaaaaagaaaaaaaagaaacaaaagaagaagaaagagaaaggcaacGACATGGAGTCCACCCAGGACCAGCCTGTGAAG ATGAACTCTTTGCCAGCAGAGAGGATCCAGGAAATACAGAAGGCCATTGAGCTGTTCTCAGTGGGTCAGGGACCCGCCAAGACCATGGAGGAGGCCAGTAAACGAAGCTACCAGTTCTGGGATACACAGCCAGTGCCCAAATTAG GTGAAGTGGTAAACACCCATGGTCCAGTGGAACCTGACAAAGACAACATTCGCCAGGAGCCCTACACCCTGCCCCAGGGCTTCACTTGGGATGCCTTGGACCTGGGAGACCGTGGTGTG CTGAAAGAACTGTACACCCTCCTGAACGAGAACTATGTGGAGGACGATGATAACATGTTCCGATTTGACTATTCCCCAGAGTTTCTTCTGTG GGCTCTCCGGCCACCAGGCTGGCTCCCTCAGTGGCACTGCGGGGTCCGAGTAGTCTCGAGTCGGAAGCTGGTTGGGTTCATCAGTGCCATCCCAGCAAACATCCACATCTATGACAC AGAGAAGAAGATGGTGGAGATCAACTTCCTGTGTGTCCACAAGAAGCTGCGCTCCAAGAGGGTGGCTCCGGTTCTGATCCGAGAGATAACCCGGCGGGTCCACCTGGAGGGCATTTTCCAAGCTGTTTACACTGCCGGAGTGGTATTGCCAAAGCCTGTTGGCACCTGCAG GTACTGGCATCGGTCCCTAAATCCTCGGAAGCTGATTGAAGTGAAGTTCTCCCACCTGAGCAGGAATATGACTATGCAGCGCACCATGAAGCTCTACCGACTGCCAGAG ACTCCCAAGACAGCTGGGCTACGACCAATGGAAAAGAAGGACATTCCAGTAGTGCACCAGCTGCTCAGCAGGTACCTGAAGCAGTTTCACCTCACCCCTGTCATGAACCAGGAGGAGGTGGAGCACTGGTTCTACCCCCAGGAGAACATCATTGACACATTTGTGGTAGAG AATGCCAACGGTGAGGTGACTGATTTCCTGAGCTTTTACACACTTCCCTCCACCATCATGAACCATCCAACCCACAAGAGTCTGAAAGCTGCGTACTCCTTCTACAACGTCCACACACAGACCCCTCTTCTAGACCTTATGAGCGACGCCCTTGTTCTAGCCAAAATG AAGGGGTTCGACGTATTCAATgcactggatctcatggagaacAAAACATTCCTGGAGAAACTCAAGTTCGGCATAGGGGACGGCAACCTGCAGTATTACCTGTACAATTGGAAATGCCCAAGCATGGGGGCCGAgaag GTTGGGTTGGTGTTACAGTAA